One window of the Salvia splendens isolate huo1 chromosome 1, SspV2, whole genome shotgun sequence genome contains the following:
- the LOC121795037 gene encoding proteasome subunit beta type-3-A-like produces MSIFEYNGSALVAMVGKNCFAIASDRRLGVQLQTIATDFQKIYRIHHKLFIGLAGLATDAQTLYQRLVFRHKLYHLREERDMKPETFSSLVSAVLYEKRFGPYFCQPVIAGLGDDDKPFICTMDSIGAKELAKDFVVAGTASESLYGACESMFKPDMEAEELFETISQALISSVDRDCLSGWGGHAYLVTPTEVTERILKGRMD; encoded by the exons ATGTCG ATCTTTGAGTATAATGGGAGCGCCCTGGTGGCGATGGTGGGGAAGAACTGCTTCGCGATCGCCAGCGACCGGAGGCTCGGCGTGCAGCTGCAGACGATCGCCACCGACTTCCAGAAGATTTACAGGATCCACCATAAGCTCTTCATCGGTCTTGCTGGCCTTGCTACTGATGCGCAAACTCT GTATCAGAGGCTTGTATTCCGACACAAGTTATATCATCTTAGGGAAGAGAGGGACATGAAGCCTGAAACATTTTCTAGCCTCGTATCTGCAGTTCTCTACGAGAAAAG ATTTGGTCCATACTTTTGCCAACCTGTTATTGCTGGATTGGGAGATGATGACAAACCCTTCATTTGCACCATGGATTCCATTGGGGCAAA GGAACTTGCCAAAGATTTTGTTGTCGCTGGAACTGCCTCTGAATCACTCTATGGTGCCTGCGAATCAATGTTCAAACCTGACATG GAAGCTGAGGAATTGTTCGAGACCATCTCGCAAGCTCTGATATCGTCAGTAGACCGTGATTGTTTGAGTGGCTGGGGAGGACATGCTTACCTCGT CACACCGACGGAAGTTACGGAGAGAATTCTCAAGGGAAGAATGGATTGA
- the LOC121795049 gene encoding uncharacterized protein At1g32220, chloroplastic-like produces the protein MASISCIASSISAATSQSTTPLFSPFSAKPHFVGFSYRRSHRVGIKCSYTGSGIREDSNVGTIDVVADVKTERVVVLGGSGFVGSAICKAAVSKGIEVISLSRSGRPSYSDAWVDQVTWLTGDVFYANWDEVLPGATTVVSTLGGFGSEEQMQRINGEANIVAVNAAKEFGIPKFILISVHDYNLPSFLLSNGYFTGKRKAESEVLSKYPASGVVFRPGFIYGKRKVDGLEIPLDLIGEPVEKLLNAVQNFTRPLNSLPASDLLLAPPVSVDDVAFAVVNAVSDDDFFGVFTIEQIKEAAAAAKV, from the exons ATGGCGTCAATTTCCTGCATCGCCTCCTCCATTTCCGCAGCTACTTCACAATCGACTACACCCTTATTTTCCCCCTTTTCCGCCAAGCCCCATTTCGTCGGCTTCTCTTACCGCCG ATCACACAGGGTTGGTATAAAGTGCAGTTACACTGGTTCTGGAATTAGAGAGGATTCGAACGTCGGTACTATAGATGTTGTCGCTGATGTTAAGACTGAGCGA GTTGTAGTTTTAGGTGGCAGTGGCTTCGTGGGTTCAGCAATATGCAAAGCTGCAGTATCAAAGGGTATCGAGGTCATTAGTCTTAGCAG GTCGGGTCGACCATCTTACTCGGATGCATGGGTAGATCAGGTCACTTGGCTGACAG GAGATGTTTTTTATGCAAATTGGGATGAAGTGCTTCCCGGTGCTACAACAGTTGTTTCAACACTTGGAGGTTTTGGCAGCGAGGAACAGATGCAAAGGATCAATGGCGAGGCTAATATAGTAGCAGTAAATGCTGCTAAAGAGTTTG GTATTCCCAAGTTCATATTGATCTCGGTTCATGATTACAATTTGCCATCCTTTCTACTATCGAACGGTTACTTCACTGGGAAAAGGAAAGCTGAATCCGAGGTTCTGTCCAAGTATCCAGCTTCAG GCGTTGTTTTCAGACCGGGGTTCATATATGGGAAACGAAAGGTCGATGGTCTCGAGATTCCCCTGGACTTGATTGGGGAACCAGTGGAGAAACTTCTCAACGCTGTACAGAATTTTACCAGACCTTTGAACTCTCTGCCCGCCTCTGATCTTTTGTTGGCTCCCCCTGTCAGTGTAGACGACGTTGCGTTCGCGGTAGTAAATGCAGTCTCTGATGATGATTTCTTCGGCGTTTTCACCATCGAGCAAATCAAGGAAGCTGCTGCAGCAGCTAAGGTCTGA
- the LOC121795028 gene encoding N-glycosylase/DNA lyase OGG1-like → MKRPKSPLPPCPSTSTPPPPHHRQSFTKLITSVSTKRRNILQNPQPLPTSAAEINWKPLNISKSELYLPLTFPTGQTFRWKKTGPLQYTGPIGPHLISLKQLEDNGVGYFCHFTDDEDRARTELFDFLNMGMSLNSIWDEFRAADSRFAELALHLEGARVLRQDPLECLIQFICSSNNNIQRITKMVDFISSKGRFLGNVEEFEFYEFPSIEKLALLSEAELREAGFGYRAKYIVGTVAALQSKPGGGQEWLASLRKLDLQESVVGLSSLPGVGPKVAACIALFALDHHHAIPVDTHVWKIATRYLVPELAGTSLTPRICSRVADAFVSKYGKYAGWAQTLLFISELPSQKAMLPPSVWETDEGRSSVKTQVKSEAVQETKGIPRSKEN, encoded by the exons ATGAAAAGACCAAAATCTCCCTTGCCGCCGTGCCCTTCAACTTCAACCCCTCCACCGCCGCATCACCGCCAATCCTTCACAAAACTCATCACTTCCGTTTCCACAAAACGCCGCAACATTCTCCAAAATCCCCAACCACTCCCCACCTCCGCCGCCGAGATCAATTGGAAGCCACTCAACATCAGCAAATCCGAGCTCTATCTACCGCTCACATTCCCCACCGGCCAGACGTTCCGGTGGAAGAAAACCGGGCCGCTGCAGTACACCGGCCCAATCGGGCCCCACCTCATCTCCCTCAAGCAGCTCGAAGACAACGGCGTTGGGTATTTCTGTCATTTCACGGACGACGAGGACCGCGCAAGGACGGAGCTTTTCGATTTTCTGAACATGGGCATGTCGCTGAATTCGATTTGGGATGAATTTAGGGCTGCCGATTCGAGGTTTGCTGAGCTGGCATTGCATTTGGAGGGGGCTAGGGTTTTGCGGCAGGACCCCTTGGAATGTCTGATTCAGTTTATTTGCTCCtcgaataataatattcagAGGATTACGAAAATGGTTGATTTCATCTCGTCCAAGGGGAGATTTCTGGGGAATGTGGAAGAATTCGAGTTTTACGAGTTTCCGTCGATTGAGAAGCTGGCGCTGCTGTCGGAGGCCGAGCTTCGAGAGGCTGGTTTTGGGTACAG GGCTAAATATATTGTTGGCACTGTCGCGGCCTTGCAATCAAAGCCTGGAGGGGGTCAGGAGTGGCTTGCTTCTCTTCGTAAACTAGATCTTCAAGAGTCGGTTGTCGGTCTCTCTAGTTTACCTGGTGTTGGCCCGAAGGTTGCTGCTTGCATTGCTCTTTTCGCTTTGGATCATCATCACGCAATTCCTGTCGATACTCATGTGTGGAAG ATTGCTACCAGGTATCTCGTTCCTGAACTGGCGGGCACCAGCTTGACGCCAAGAATCTGCAGTCGCGTTGCAGATGCTTTTGTGAGCAAATACGGGAAGTATGCTGGATGGGCACAGACCCTGCTTTTCATCTCCGAACTCCCTTCTCAGAAAGCTATGTTGCCACCAAGTGTGTGGGAGACTGATGAAGGAAGAAGCTCAGTGAAGACTCAAGTCAAAAGCGAGGCAGTACAAGAAACTAAGGGAATCCCCCGCAGCAAAGAAAATTGA